A single Natranaerobius thermophilus JW/NM-WN-LF DNA region contains:
- a CDS encoding HAMP domain-containing sensor histidine kinase, with the protein MRTIKSKINTAFSILIALAFISMGLYLFNYFSNFYLENLEDQLVNKAKMISHSIKDSELAGDALQEYVVTLGTDTGFRFTVVNNDGTVLAESEKNPEVMDNHLDRPEIKKAYEEGTGLHTRYSNTIDEDLLYAAVPIYNEEIGNQDNKNRDDLIVNGFARVAFPLTEIQSVRNHLGVIIGSGTLLALLFTWLFGSLIAQSITYPLEVLSKWTGQVSKGDFSEDKPINSKDEIGELSHRFHQMKNNLSTIMSQLTEEKNRLSTLLNNMPDGVIEINHKSEVTLINPAARSFLNINAYDSVDQQELVSLTRNFDLNNAVTQVLKSGEQVSRETDFNNQIVRMYVTPLPLFEEGSRGAVVILQDITDLTKLEQMRKEFISNISHELKTPLTSIKGFVETLKEETLGENNTQREFLNIIEEETDRVSRLINDLTILSRLETNKVEFNQDEVNVLNFLDKTVSISQKRWQQDGYRIYRGGVPFDLKALMDEDKIQQVILNLVDNACRHNPPGTKIKLKAVSEKDYIRFSVTDNGKGIPEEDKERIFERFYRVDKSRYRDYGGTGLGLSIAKHAVIGHNSSLNVISRVGRGTTFYFYVKRILD; encoded by the coding sequence ATGAGAACAATTAAAAGTAAAATTAATACAGCTTTTTCCATATTAATTGCCCTTGCTTTCATAAGCATGGGATTATATTTATTTAATTATTTTTCAAATTTTTATTTAGAAAATTTGGAAGATCAGCTAGTTAATAAAGCAAAAATGATATCACACAGCATTAAAGATAGTGAACTCGCAGGCGATGCATTGCAAGAATACGTTGTCACTTTAGGCACAGATACTGGTTTTAGATTTACAGTAGTCAATAATGATGGAACTGTCCTTGCCGAGTCTGAAAAGAATCCGGAAGTAATGGATAATCATCTAGATCGTCCGGAAATAAAAAAAGCTTATGAAGAAGGAACAGGTCTTCATACCAGATATTCAAATACAATTGACGAAGATTTGCTATACGCTGCAGTCCCTATTTACAATGAGGAAATAGGAAATCAAGACAATAAAAATAGGGATGATTTAATTGTCAATGGTTTTGCCCGAGTTGCTTTTCCCTTAACGGAAATTCAAAGTGTCAGGAATCATTTAGGAGTAATTATTGGGTCTGGTACCTTATTGGCATTATTATTTACCTGGTTATTCGGCTCATTGATTGCCCAGTCTATTACTTATCCTTTGGAAGTTTTAAGTAAATGGACTGGGCAAGTTTCAAAAGGTGATTTTAGTGAAGATAAGCCAATAAACTCAAAAGATGAAATCGGGGAATTATCTCATAGATTTCATCAAATGAAAAATAATTTATCAACAATTATGAGCCAATTGACGGAAGAAAAAAATAGATTATCAACACTATTAAATAATATGCCCGATGGTGTTATCGAAATCAACCATAAAAGTGAAGTGACTCTTATAAATCCAGCTGCCAGGAGTTTTTTAAACATTAATGCTTACGATTCCGTTGATCAACAAGAATTAGTATCATTAACTAGAAATTTTGATTTGAATAATGCTGTAACTCAGGTTCTTAAATCAGGGGAACAGGTTTCTAGAGAAACTGATTTTAACAATCAGATTGTTAGAATGTATGTTACTCCTCTACCTCTTTTTGAAGAAGGATCTAGAGGAGCTGTTGTGATACTTCAGGATATTACTGATTTAACTAAACTGGAACAGATGAGAAAAGAATTTATTTCGAATATTAGTCACGAATTGAAAACACCTTTAACATCGATAAAAGGCTTTGTAGAAACTCTAAAGGAAGAAACTTTAGGTGAAAATAACACTCAACGGGAGTTTTTAAATATTATTGAAGAAGAGACGGATAGAGTTAGTAGACTGATTAATGATTTAACTATACTTTCTAGGCTGGAAACTAATAAAGTTGAATTTAACCAAGATGAAGTTAATGTGCTAAACTTTTTAGATAAAACCGTATCTATATCACAAAAAAGATGGCAGCAAGATGGATATCGGATATATAGAGGCGGAGTTCCTTTTGATTTAAAAGCTTTAATGGATGAGGATAAAATTCAGCAAGTTATTTTAAATTTGGTTGACAATGCGTGTCGTCATAATCCTCCGGGAACAAAAATCAAGCTAAAAGCAGTTTCTGAGAAGGATTATATAAGATTTTCTGTAACAGATAATGGTAAAGGGATCCCGGAAGAAGATAAAGAGAGAATTTTTGAAAGGTTTTATCGAGTTGATAAATCCAGGTATAGAGATTATGGAGGTACTGGTCTCGGGTTATCGATAGCAAAACATGCAGTTATTGGTCATAATTCAAGTTTAAATGTAATAAGTAGGGTCGGCCGTGGGACAACATTTTATTTTTATGTTAAAAGAATCCTTGATTAA
- a CDS encoding ABC transporter permease yields the protein MITASELTAFINILKKDIKSYYLKPPNISWGLIFPFAWMLMFLIRSEGHLEIIDVFPGVIAISILFGTTSMLAVTITFEKRSRSFERLLLAPIDLNLLMLSKTMGAILFGMINAILPILIISYFIEVSATNLALILGSVLLSAVSCTFLGLFIAVSVKEVFQAQTYSNFFRFPMMFLCGLFVPVFELPLIIRPLSYILPLTYGVDILREAINQTGHLPIWINFIVLLLFCIALFLYSIKNVKYKWID from the coding sequence ATGATAACCGCTTCAGAATTAACAGCTTTTATTAACATATTAAAAAAAGATATTAAAAGTTATTATCTTAAACCACCTAATATAAGCTGGGGATTGATTTTTCCTTTTGCCTGGATGCTCATGTTTTTAATCCGATCCGAAGGACATTTAGAAATCATAGATGTATTCCCTGGAGTTATTGCCATTTCAATCTTATTTGGAACCACCTCTATGTTAGCTGTAACTATAACATTTGAAAAACGCAGTCGATCTTTCGAACGATTATTATTAGCACCTATTGATCTGAATTTATTGATGTTATCGAAAACAATGGGAGCTATATTATTCGGCATGATAAATGCCATTCTCCCAATTTTAATAATTTCCTATTTTATAGAAGTTTCAGCAACTAATCTGGCCTTGATTTTGGGTAGTGTTTTGTTATCAGCTGTCAGCTGCACTTTTCTTGGTCTATTTATTGCTGTATCTGTTAAAGAGGTTTTCCAAGCCCAAACATATTCAAATTTTTTCAGATTTCCTATGATGTTTTTATGTGGTCTTTTCGTACCAGTTTTTGAACTACCATTAATTATAAGACCTTTATCCTATATATTACCATTGACATATGGAGTCGATATCTTAAGAGAAGCTATTAACCAAACTGGACATTTACCTATCTGGATAAACTTCATTGTCTTATTATTATTCTGTATAGCACTTTTTCTTTATAGTATTAAAAATGTCAAATACAAATGGATTGATTAA
- a CDS encoding ABC transporter ATP-binding protein, which translates to MIKSPIINVKNLTKKYKEFTAVNNISFQVHAGEIFGFLGPNGAGKSSTINMLTGLAHITSGEYNVLGYSFDNYHKQFKKVMGVVPDESNMYDELTGFENLCFSGSLYGVDRDTRTKRAHNLLKKFKLENSGDKLFRYYSKGMKRKLTIAAALIHEPKILFLDEPTTGIDVQSAREIRSLIKDLNNDGKTIFLTTHYIEEAERLCHRIAFIVNGQIVKSDHTNNLLSGEKQGKTLELTVDKTVPELQEKLITQFPNLDFKVKSETSIIIESHKSGSITLYPYIHFLYQLGINVIEAKEKKLSLEEVFVRITGIESDAWTANKKGEEPA; encoded by the coding sequence ATGATTAAAAGCCCCATTATAAACGTTAAAAACTTAACAAAAAAATACAAAGAGTTCACAGCAGTAAATAATATATCATTCCAAGTTCATGCAGGCGAAATTTTTGGTTTTCTAGGACCTAACGGTGCAGGCAAAAGCTCTACAATTAACATGCTCACAGGTCTCGCTCATATTACTTCAGGAGAATATAATGTGTTGGGCTATAGTTTTGACAACTATCACAAACAGTTCAAAAAAGTCATGGGAGTTGTCCCAGATGAAAGTAATATGTATGACGAATTGACAGGCTTTGAAAACCTGTGCTTTTCAGGGTCACTCTATGGAGTAGATCGAGATACACGAACTAAACGAGCACATAACTTGTTAAAAAAATTCAAATTAGAGAATTCTGGTGATAAATTATTTAGATATTACTCCAAAGGTATGAAAAGAAAACTAACTATAGCTGCCGCTTTAATTCATGAACCTAAAATATTATTTTTAGATGAACCAACTACTGGTATTGATGTTCAAAGTGCTAGAGAAATTAGAAGTTTAATAAAAGATTTGAATAACGACGGAAAAACCATCTTTTTGACTACCCACTATATTGAGGAAGCTGAGCGGCTTTGCCACCGTATTGCCTTTATTGTAAATGGCCAAATCGTAAAATCAGATCATACTAATAATCTACTGTCCGGAGAAAAACAAGGGAAAACATTAGAGCTAACTGTAGATAAAACTGTTCCCGAACTGCAGGAAAAATTGATTACACAATTTCCAAACCTTGATTTTAAAGTAAAATCTGAAACATCTATTATTATAGAATCTCATAAATCCGGATCTATCACTCTATACCCTTATATTCATTTCCTTTATCAACTAGGTATCAATGTAATAGAAGCCAAAGAAAAGAAACTCTCTCTAGAAGAAGTGTTTGTAAGAATTACAGGAATCGAATCAGACGCTTGGACGGCCAATAAGAAAGGAGAGGAACCAGCATGA
- a CDS encoding ArsR/SmtB family transcription factor → MNHIETIKALGDNTRFKIIELLISHDYCVGALANNLGLTKAAVSQHLKVLRQAGIVWGEKRGYFTHYTVNKEVLKELSELFFELHKQSRVENTTCNKGCHNK, encoded by the coding sequence ATGAACCATATTGAGACAATAAAGGCCTTAGGAGATAATACCAGGTTTAAAATTATAGAGTTGTTAATTTCCCATGATTACTGTGTAGGAGCACTAGCTAATAATTTAGGACTGACTAAAGCGGCAGTTAGCCAACATTTAAAAGTATTGAGGCAAGCAGGTATCGTTTGGGGTGAAAAAAGAGGATATTTTACTCATTATACTGTAAACAAAGAAGTATTAAAGGAATTATCGGAATTATTTTTTGAACTACATAAACAAAGCCGAGTTGAAAATACAACTTGTAATAAAGGTTGTCATAACAAATAG
- a CDS encoding carbon starvation protein A: protein MGIFGYLIGSWAVLLVAHKALKKPVEGIAKVDPTAETIAHTMYDGVDYTPQNKYVLFGHHWMSIAGTTAIFASITGLIWGWLPSLIWMLVGVHFAGATTDYFAGMYAVKNQGKSMGELASEKIHERTGTLLTVLYFLAGLMVTSMFIEVMADTVVGVPEAGLPILLLIPVAMLFGVTIKKGFPLGPTTAVFVILLLIVVGIGANFPLNLSVNAWMAVFIFYTLGAITIPVWVLLSPRDYLNTVLVIGGLILGASAMLIFRPEVQLPMYTSFFTERGPLWPMIMATITCGAASGVHQLIAFGTTARQLEKEKDGYFVMFGGMQGETFMAVVSAAMIMTFFSYDGFMESAYPDPGGAFSNALANALELYGLDPVWGGTIGALTFGALLLTTLDSWARNGRYLLQELTWNYFGKSRIITSIVFMIIAVIVLFYTPVMDLWSGIALGSITLLTVPLSLLIIDRLESGEVFDRNFKIFVVAPLIVIYPSALAAVIYELYRFVVEQNWLSFVLMVFMAYVIVSMAYYSISKILRLLKERKAEI, encoded by the coding sequence ATGGGTATTTTTGGCTATTTGATTGGTTCTTGGGCCGTGTTGTTAGTTGCACACAAGGCTTTAAAAAAGCCTGTAGAAGGAATCGCCAAGGTTGACCCCACAGCAGAAACAATAGCTCACACTATGTATGATGGAGTAGATTATACTCCTCAGAACAAGTATGTGTTATTTGGACACCACTGGATGTCTATAGCTGGTACTACTGCGATTTTTGCTTCGATTACAGGCTTGATTTGGGGTTGGCTGCCCTCATTAATTTGGATGCTAGTGGGTGTACACTTTGCTGGGGCAACTACTGATTATTTTGCGGGCATGTATGCGGTTAAGAACCAGGGAAAGTCTATGGGCGAGCTAGCTTCTGAAAAAATTCACGAGAGAACTGGGACTTTATTAACAGTACTGTACTTTTTAGCTGGATTAATGGTAACCAGTATGTTTATTGAAGTTATGGCAGATACTGTGGTAGGTGTTCCCGAAGCAGGTTTACCAATATTACTACTAATTCCCGTGGCCATGTTATTCGGAGTAACAATTAAAAAAGGGTTTCCTCTTGGACCGACTACAGCCGTTTTTGTAATACTGCTATTGATAGTTGTAGGTATAGGGGCTAATTTCCCTCTTAACCTGTCTGTGAATGCTTGGATGGCTGTTTTTATATTTTATACACTTGGCGCTATTACCATACCCGTTTGGGTTTTGCTATCTCCCAGAGACTATCTAAATACTGTGCTTGTTATCGGAGGATTAATTTTAGGAGCTTCAGCCATGTTAATCTTTAGACCAGAAGTACAGTTACCTATGTACACATCTTTTTTTACAGAACGTGGTCCCCTTTGGCCCATGATAATGGCAACAATCACGTGTGGAGCAGCTAGTGGAGTGCATCAACTAATTGCATTCGGCACAACAGCCAGACAATTAGAAAAAGAAAAAGATGGCTATTTTGTTATGTTTGGTGGTATGCAAGGAGAAACTTTTATGGCAGTTGTTTCGGCAGCTATGATCATGACTTTTTTCTCATATGATGGGTTCATGGAAAGTGCTTATCCCGATCCCGGAGGCGCGTTTTCTAACGCTTTAGCTAATGCTTTAGAATTATATGGTCTAGATCCCGTTTGGGGAGGAACCATTGGCGCTTTAACATTTGGAGCATTATTATTAACAACATTGGATTCATGGGCGAGAAATGGTCGATACTTACTTCAAGAGCTCACCTGGAACTATTTTGGTAAAAGCAGAATAATTACAAGTATTGTGTTTATGATTATTGCAGTAATAGTACTTTTTTATACGCCGGTCATGGACCTTTGGTCAGGAATAGCGTTAGGTTCTATTACCTTACTTACAGTTCCTTTGAGTCTTTTGATAATTGATCGACTTGAAAGTGGAGAGGTTTTTGACAGAAACTTCAAGATTTTTGTAGTAGCTCCGTTAATAGTTATATATCCATCGGCTTTAGCTGCAGTCATTTACGAATTATATCGTTTTGTAGTTGAACAAAATTGGCTCAGTTTTGTTTTAATGGTCTTTATGGCATATGTAATTGTTAGTATGGCATATTACAGTATCTCTAAAATTTTAAGATTGCTTAAAGAGAGAAAAGCAGAAATTTAA